One region of Thermosipho affectus genomic DNA includes:
- a CDS encoding thermonuclease family protein has product MDVKRLFLYAFLVFLILTSCVNLDIINLDGRSGVLVSSVVDGDTFHTVRDKVRIIGIDTPEVHKSSKPVGEFGVQAKQFLEDFVKKYEIYLKEEGKDRYGRVLAYVFGKSKDKTYFYEEEILKAGLARPLIYFENVDPELTSRIVSAYNYAFEKKVGIFSKWSTAPILKNSSNYKSYIGNIVFLEGKVSNVHQSGGMWEIYGDWFTIKIREEEYDYFFKDYNLYDLKDKIVRFYGELWDDGEKPIILLRSPNEMVVL; this is encoded by the coding sequence ATGGATGTAAAAAGGCTGTTTTTGTATGCTTTTTTAGTTTTTTTGATTTTAACTTCTTGTGTTAATTTGGATATAATTAATCTAGACGGAAGAAGTGGAGTTTTAGTTAGTAGTGTTGTTGACGGAGATACATTTCATACAGTGAGGGATAAAGTGAGGATTATTGGTATTGATACTCCGGAAGTCCATAAAAGTAGTAAACCTGTAGGTGAGTTTGGAGTACAAGCAAAACAGTTTTTAGAAGATTTTGTAAAAAAGTATGAAATTTATTTGAAAGAAGAGGGAAAAGATAGATACGGTAGAGTCTTAGCATATGTATTTGGAAAATCAAAAGATAAAACGTATTTTTACGAAGAAGAAATTTTAAAAGCAGGTCTTGCAAGGCCATTAATATATTTTGAAAATGTTGATCCAGAATTAACTTCCAGAATTGTTAGTGCGTACAATTATGCTTTTGAAAAAAAAGTAGGGATTTTTTCAAAATGGAGTACAGCACCTATTTTGAAAAATTCAAGTAATTATAAATCATATATTGGAAATATAGTATTTCTTGAGGGAAAAGTTAGTAATGTACACCAGAGTGGTGGAATGTGGGAAATATATGGCGATTGGTTTACAATTAAAATAAGGGAAGAAGAATATGATTATTTTTTCAAAGATTACAACTTGTATGATTTAAAAGATAAAATTGTAAGATTTTACGGTGAACTTTGGGATGATGGTGAAAAGCCTATAATTCTATTGAGAAGTCCAAATGAAATGGTAGTACTTTAG
- a CDS encoding single stranded DNA-binding domain-containing protein: MKRILISLVLFLSILSFSGNFSLSILNLTTMGLDDGAFDYFPILYVTYQPFDFLAFKVTDYLELSHDSWNLGTYSIFKPRYYYLEGKFDLFGYDVKLDVLKTRLKKSQTEKLEGLRVGGLKFDYYGAGLDVKIGKINLGAAYDLDLGSVAGYVQADLFGFKLGGYYETKYNQISLDVNRSFDLGNFSILAWTALSAKSSDIANFSYLVGGKVNFNNLALSTQFLSLGVNRYDADFQTGDPNDVAFLPNAWAYYLDVDYALNDYVLGVFLRYNSVWASDPNYLPLYGLKLAYKDFTLKVGNGDLESNIAGEQKIIAELNYFYSLEFNKLFSFNSKLVTPVEEKKKGFNSIMDVILGEEGKSFVVKGIVTSPKDLLGKGSFYIQDETAGLMIYSPVLGGDLNVGDVVVISGKSKLWNGVIELVANNVEKVGSAKVIPDVLTSLSKTFISAFVYVEGVVKEKNKYNFKVDTGDFIIKVYLKKGTNIDISNLNVGQKVKVQGILAVYKGEYEILPRWQEDIEIR; encoded by the coding sequence GTGAAAAGGATTTTGATTTCTTTAGTTTTGTTTCTTTCTATTCTTTCTTTTTCGGGAAATTTTTCTCTTTCTATTTTAAATTTAACTACAATGGGTTTAGATGATGGCGCATTTGATTACTTTCCCATACTTTATGTTACATACCAACCATTTGATTTTTTGGCATTTAAAGTAACTGATTATTTAGAACTTTCCCATGATTCTTGGAATTTGGGAACATATTCGATTTTCAAGCCAAGATATTATTATCTTGAGGGAAAATTTGATTTATTTGGTTATGATGTAAAACTAGATGTTCTAAAGACAAGGTTGAAAAAAAGTCAAACGGAAAAGCTAGAGGGTTTGAGGGTTGGTGGATTGAAATTTGATTACTATGGTGCAGGTTTGGATGTTAAAATTGGAAAAATAAATCTTGGAGCAGCATATGATTTAGATCTAGGAAGTGTTGCAGGATATGTCCAGGCTGATTTGTTTGGTTTTAAATTAGGTGGCTATTATGAAACAAAATATAATCAAATTTCATTGGATGTAAATAGAAGCTTTGATTTAGGTAATTTTTCAATTTTGGCTTGGACAGCTTTGTCGGCTAAATCATCTGATATTGCCAATTTTTCGTATTTGGTGGGTGGAAAGGTAAACTTTAATAATTTAGCATTAAGCACACAATTTTTAAGTTTAGGTGTTAATAGATACGATGCAGATTTTCAAACCGGTGATCCAAATGATGTTGCGTTTTTGCCAAATGCATGGGCATATTATTTGGATGTTGATTATGCTTTAAACGATTATGTTTTAGGTGTGTTTTTAAGGTATAACAGTGTTTGGGCATCGGATCCAAATTATTTGCCGTTGTATGGTTTGAAATTGGCATATAAAGATTTTACTTTAAAAGTGGGAAATGGAGATTTAGAAAGCAACATAGCAGGAGAACAAAAGATAATAGCAGAGCTTAATTATTTCTACAGCCTTGAGTTTAATAAATTATTCTCGTTTAATTCTAAGCTTGTTACTCCAGTTGAGGAAAAAAAGAAGGGATTTAATTCTATAATGGATGTAATACTTGGAGAAGAAGGAAAAAGTTTTGTAGTTAAAGGTATAGTTACTTCTCCAAAAGATCTTTTGGGAAAAGGTAGCTTTTATATACAAGATGAAACTGCAGGACTAATGATTTATTCTCCAGTATTAGGAGGAGATTTAAACGTAGGAGATGTTGTGGTGATTTCTGGGAAGAGTAAATTGTGGAATGGTGTGATTGAATTGGTTGCAAATAATGTTGAAAAAGTTGGCAGTGCAAAAGTTATTCCAGATGTTTTAACAAGTTTGTCTAAGACATTTATTTCTGCATTTGTGTATGTCGAGGGAGTAGTAAAAGAAAAAAATAAGTATAACTTTAAAGTTGACACAGGGGATTTTATTATAAAGGTGTATTTGAAAAAGGGTACAAATATAGACATATCAAATTTAAATGTTGGGCAAAAGGTAAAAGTCCAAGGTATTTTAGCTGTTTACAAGGGCGAGTATGAAATTTTACCTAGATGGCAGGAAGATATTGAAATAAGGTAG
- a CDS encoding glycerol-3-phosphate responsive antiterminator has product MHPFVYPIVPAIRDLRAVERIIPTPVSSVFLLEGDIFKIKNSTRILKENGKIVFVHLDLVSGLGRDEASVKLVKEFVGADGIITTRSNLIVIASKLGLMTVQRIFLIDSKAVETGIQQIKKHKVNFVEVLPGLIPEFIKYIKENIEQPIISGGLVSKKNQVKKILDAGAIAVSTSKEELWDMF; this is encoded by the coding sequence TTGCATCCATTTGTATACCCAATAGTCCCTGCAATAAGAGATTTAAGAGCTGTTGAAAGAATTATTCCCACACCTGTTTCTTCGGTTTTTTTGTTAGAGGGAGATATTTTTAAAATAAAGAATTCAACTAGAATATTAAAAGAAAACGGTAAAATCGTTTTTGTACATTTGGATCTTGTAAGTGGTTTGGGAAGAGATGAGGCAAGTGTGAAACTTGTCAAGGAGTTTGTCGGTGCAGATGGAATAATTACTACAAGGTCAAACCTTATTGTTATCGCAAGTAAATTAGGGTTAATGACTGTTCAAAGGATATTTTTGATAGATTCTAAAGCGGTAGAAACGGGAATCCAACAAATAAAAAAACACAAAGTTAATTTTGTTGAAGTTTTACCAGGACTTATTCCAGAATTTATAAAGTACATAAAAGAAAATATAGAACAACCAATTATTTCAGGAGGACTTGTTAGTAAAAAAAATCAGGTTAAAAAAATACTAGATGCAGGAGCAATAGCTGTATCTACCAGTAAAGAAGAATTGTGGGATATGTTTTAG
- the glpK gene encoding glycerol kinase GlpK — protein MFILALDQGTTSSRAILFDESGKDVFVKNKEYRQIYPRPGWVEHDPFDILNSQIEVAKLAVDTVGVENIAAIGITNQRETTILWDKRTGKPVYNAIVWQCRRTAEICDDLKEKGYEKLIKEKTGLVVDAYFSGTKIKWILDNVEGVKEDAKRGNILFGTVDSWLIWNLTGGRVHVIDYSNASRTMLFNINTLQWDEEILEILDIPKSILPTPVPSSMVYGYTDIFGGKIPIAGDAGDQQASLFGQTCFDKGMIKNTYGTGCFILMNTGEKPYYSNSGLLTTIAWGVDGKVEYALEGSIFIAGAAVQWLRDNLKLIDAAYETEEIAMSVPDSGELYFVPAMVGLGAPYWDMYARGLLIGITRGTTKAHIVRAVLESIAYQTRDVLEVMAKESGINMGTLRVDGGASNNNFLMQFQADILGIPVERPQITETTALGAAYLAGLATGVWKSKEEIKWNLDKRFLPLIEEEKRENMYKKWKEAVKRSMKWSE, from the coding sequence GTGTTCATATTGGCGCTTGATCAAGGAACTACAAGTTCCAGAGCTATTTTGTTCGATGAAAGTGGGAAAGATGTTTTTGTGAAAAACAAAGAATATAGACAAATTTATCCAAGGCCGGGATGGGTAGAACATGATCCATTTGATATTCTAAATTCACAAATAGAAGTGGCAAAGTTAGCAGTTGATACAGTAGGTGTAGAAAATATAGCGGCAATAGGTATTACCAACCAAAGGGAAACGACAATCCTTTGGGATAAAAGAACGGGGAAGCCTGTGTATAACGCAATTGTTTGGCAATGTAGAAGAACAGCTGAAATTTGTGATGATTTAAAAGAAAAAGGATATGAAAAATTAATTAAAGAAAAAACGGGATTAGTAGTTGATGCGTATTTTTCTGGAACAAAAATCAAGTGGATTTTAGATAACGTTGAAGGAGTAAAAGAAGACGCAAAAAGAGGTAATATTTTGTTTGGAACAGTAGATTCTTGGCTTATTTGGAATTTAACAGGTGGAAGAGTACACGTTATCGACTATTCTAATGCATCAAGAACTATGTTGTTTAATATTAATACGTTACAATGGGATGAAGAAATTTTGGAAATATTAGATATTCCAAAAAGTATTTTACCAACACCTGTGCCATCTAGCATGGTGTACGGATATACGGATATTTTTGGTGGGAAGATTCCAATTGCTGGTGATGCAGGGGATCAACAGGCATCGCTTTTTGGTCAGACGTGTTTTGATAAAGGGATGATAAAGAACACATATGGTACGGGTTGTTTTATCTTGATGAATACTGGGGAAAAGCCTTATTATTCCAATTCTGGATTGCTTACAACAATTGCTTGGGGTGTTGACGGAAAGGTGGAATATGCACTTGAAGGAAGTATTTTTATAGCAGGGGCCGCTGTACAGTGGTTAAGGGATAACTTAAAACTCATTGATGCAGCATACGAAACTGAAGAAATTGCCATGTCTGTGCCTGATTCAGGAGAACTTTATTTTGTCCCTGCTATGGTAGGACTTGGTGCACCGTATTGGGATATGTATGCAAGGGGACTTTTAATTGGAATAACACGTGGTACAACAAAAGCACATATTGTTAGAGCAGTACTTGAATCTATAGCGTATCAAACTAGAGACGTTCTTGAGGTTATGGCAAAAGAATCTGGGATAAATATGGGGACTTTGAGAGTAGATGGAGGAGCATCTAACAATAACTTTTTAATGCAATTTCAGGCGGATATCCTTGGTATTCCCGTTGAAAGGCCGCAAATTACCGAGACAACGGCATTAGGTGCCGCATATCTTGCAGGACTTGCAACTGGTGTATGGAAAAGTAAAGAAGAAATAAAGTGGAATCTGGACAAAAGATTTTTGCCACTGATTGAAGAAGAAAAAAGAGAAAATATGTATAAAAAATGGAAAGAAGCAGTTAAAAGATCCATGAAATGGAGTGAGTAA
- a CDS encoding DUF1667 domain-containing protein, whose protein sequence is MIKKMTCISCPIGCELTVFVNGEIKVEGNRCPRGLEYAKNEVTNPKRILTISVKVEDGVMELVSAKTDKPVPKKMLHEIIEYIKGLKIKAPVKRGDIIVNDILSTGANLVATRTVLKKD, encoded by the coding sequence TTGATTAAAAAGATGACATGTATATCGTGTCCTATTGGTTGTGAGTTGACGGTATTTGTAAATGGTGAAATAAAAGTTGAGGGTAATCGTTGTCCAAGGGGATTGGAATATGCAAAAAATGAGGTTACTAATCCAAAAAGAATACTTACTATTAGTGTGAAAGTTGAAGATGGAGTAATGGAACTTGTTTCGGCAAAAACTGATAAACCAGTTCCAAAGAAAATGTTGCATGAGATAATAGAATATATTAAAGGGTTAAAAATAAAAGCTCCTGTAAAACGAGGTGATATAATAGTTAATGATATATTGTCAACGGGCGCAAATCTTGTTGCTACGCGAACAGTGTTGAAAAAGGATTGA
- a CDS encoding NAD(P)/FAD-dependent oxidoreductase: MRREKVDVLIVGGGAAGLAAAISATKEGVKTVLLERDRSTGGVLNQCIHNGFGLHVYKEELTGPEFMERMWDELKEDVIRPNYTVLEIKPKTREVVTLSEEGLVIFEVKALVMATGARERPLSSLQIPGSRVAGVYTAGVAQKMVNIYNRLPGRKVLIVGSGDIGLIMARRLKIEGMDVVGVVEIMPEPGGLIRNVVQCLEDFEIPLWLSHTVVEIHGDQRLNAVTIAKVDKNKKPIPGTERKIKVDTLVTSVGLIPQNELIEGFVEMDPINKGPIIDEFMRTSIKWIFAAGNNVAIHDLVDFVYEEGKIAGYYAALISKNEKLPDSDKRFLRGQNVGVLLPQRFSQKKSFKIYLRPLKSFKKSILKFDDKVIRKFNWRIRPSEMIDLVVKDFNNFGPNVTVEVNEID, encoded by the coding sequence ATGAGAAGAGAAAAGGTGGATGTGTTAATCGTAGGTGGTGGTGCAGCAGGCCTTGCTGCTGCAATTTCGGCTACAAAAGAAGGTGTTAAAACTGTATTGTTGGAACGTGATAGGAGTACTGGAGGTGTTTTAAACCAATGTATACACAATGGATTTGGATTACACGTTTACAAAGAAGAACTAACAGGTCCAGAGTTTATGGAAAGAATGTGGGATGAATTAAAGGAAGATGTTATACGCCCTAATTACACGGTTTTGGAGATAAAGCCAAAGACAAGAGAAGTTGTAACTTTATCTGAAGAGGGATTAGTTATTTTTGAAGTAAAGGCTCTTGTTATGGCAACTGGAGCAAGAGAAAGACCTCTTAGTTCCTTGCAAATACCTGGTTCAAGGGTAGCTGGTGTATACACTGCAGGTGTGGCACAGAAAATGGTGAATATTTATAACAGATTGCCAGGTAGAAAAGTTTTAATTGTGGGATCGGGTGATATAGGACTTATTATGGCAAGAAGGTTGAAAATAGAGGGAATGGATGTTGTAGGTGTAGTGGAAATTATGCCAGAACCAGGTGGACTTATTAGAAACGTTGTACAGTGTTTGGAGGATTTTGAAATACCACTTTGGTTGAGTCATACAGTAGTTGAAATTCATGGGGATCAGAGACTTAATGCGGTAACTATTGCAAAAGTAGATAAAAATAAAAAACCTATACCAGGTACGGAAAGAAAAATCAAAGTAGATACGTTAGTTACTTCGGTGGGATTAATACCACAGAATGAGTTAATAGAAGGTTTTGTTGAAATGGATCCCATAAATAAAGGCCCCATAATAGATGAATTTATGAGAACTAGTATTAAGTGGATATTTGCAGCGGGAAATAACGTGGCTATCCATGATCTTGTAGACTTTGTATACGAAGAGGGAAAAATAGCAGGGTATTATGCGGCGCTAATTTCAAAGAATGAAAAATTACCAGATTCAGATAAAAGATTTCTAAGGGGACAAAATGTAGGAGTATTACTTCCGCAAAGATTTTCACAAAAAAAATCTTTTAAAATTTATTTAAGGCCTCTAAAGAGCTTTAAGAAATCCATTTTAAAGTTTGATGATAAAGTAATAAGGAAATTTAATTGGCGGATTAGACCAAGTGAGATGATAGATTTAGTTGTAAAGGATTTTAACAATTTTGGTCCAAATGTCACCGTGGAGGTGAATGAAATTGATTAA